In one Paramormyrops kingsleyae isolate MSU_618 chromosome 18, PKINGS_0.4, whole genome shotgun sequence genomic region, the following are encoded:
- the slc66a1 gene encoding lysosomal amino acid transporter 1 homolog, which translates to MGLDEVLLQGTLAMRDDRNMSFYCPNGSVWVWVGLGECAQDARDMASVSLGLLSIVCFMASLGPQCYKSYRTGNMDSALSVWFLLLWLAGDSCNLIGSFLANQLPLQCYTAVYYVMADLTTLAMYSYFKAKNSGFSNRLLLNAVGVLSLAGVSAFSLPVVSPQVDVVQQGFKGRSLLFVHEDSSSIKPFSTKEIIGFTVGSVSSLLYLSSRIPQIVTNFIRKSTEGVSYFLFALVILGNTTYGLSVLLKNPDRSRGEGEASYMVHHLPWLIGSLGTLFLDLVITVQFLKYRRSPVMTKPDERAPLLENI; encoded by the exons ATGGGGTTGGATGAGGTCCTTCTTCAAGGTACCTTGGCAATGAGGGATGACAGGAACATGAGCTTTTACTGTCCAAATGGttcggtgtgggtgtgggtcgGACTTGGGGAATGTGCTCAAGATGCTCGCGACATGGCTAGCGTCTCCCTGGGCCTACTGTCCATTGTGTGCTTCATGGCGTCTCTTGGGCC GCAGTGCTACAAATCATATCGCACTGGGAATATGGATAGTGCCCTGTCTGTCTGGTTCCTTCTGTTGTGGCTAGCTGGGGATAGCTGCAACCTAATTGGCTCCTTTCTAGCCAATCAACTGCCACTTCAG TGCTACACTGCAGTGTACTATGTGATGGCTGACCTGACAACACTGGCCATGTACAGTTATTTTAAGGCAAAGAATTCTGGATTTAGCA ACAGGCTCCTGCTGAATGCTGTGGGGGTCCTCAGCCTGGCTGGAGTCTCTGCCTTCTCTCTCCCAGTAGTCAGCCCACAGGTTGACGTTGTACAACAAGGGTTCAAAGGTCGATCCCTGCTGTTTGTTCATGAAGACAGCAGCTCCATAAAG CCCTTCAGCACCAAGGAGATCATTGGCTTTACAGTTGGCTCAGTGTCGTCATTGCTGTACCTGTCTTCGAGAATTCCACAGATTGTCACCAAC TTTATCAGGAAGTCAACGGAGGGGGTGTCCTACTTCCTGTTTGCTCTGGTCATCCTGGGAAACACTACATATGGACTGAGCGTGCTGCTGAAGAACCCCGATCGTAGCCGTGGGGAGGGCGAGGCTAGCTATATGGTCCACCATCTGCCCTGGCTCATTGGCAGCCTGGGAACTCTCTTCCTTGACCTGGTC ATCACTGTGCAGTTCTTGAAGTATCGCAGATCTCCAGTAATGACAAAACCAGATGAAAGGGCTCCTCTCCTGGAGAACATATAA